In the Colwellia sp. 20A7 genome, one interval contains:
- the ppsA gene encoding phosphoenolpyruvate synthase — translation MQENVLWYENLGMGDVDRVGGKNASLGEMISNLSNVGVQVPTGFATTSFAFNEFLEQSGINEKIYQLLDTLDVDDVNELSKCGETIRQWIIDTPFLPQMQQDIELAYNKLAGDFTDDASFAVRSSATAEDMPDASFAGQQETFLNVRGLEAVMIAIKHVFASLFNDRAISYRVHQGYDHRGVALSAGIQRMVRSDISASGVMFTIDTESGFEDVVFITSSFGLGEMVVQGAVNPDEFYVHKPTLAKGKPAVIRRNIGSKAIKMVYTASQEHNKQVEIVDIDEKDSNRFSLTDNEVQELAKQAVIIEKHYGRAMDIEWAKDGLDNKLYIVQARPETVKSRENTNVMEQFQLQASANVICEGRSIGHKIGSGEAKVLSSIAEMDKILPGDVLVTDMTDPDWEPIMKRASAIVTNRGGRTCHAAIIAREMGIPAVVGCGNATDLIKTGDNITVSCAEGDTGFIYQGKLDYTVTTSEIDSMPELPLKIMMNIGNPDRAFAFAKLPNAGIGLARLEFIINKMIGIHPKALLNFDKQSADLQDEINDIIAGYESPVEFYIAKLTEGISTLASAFAPEKVIVRMSDFKSNEYANLVGGEEFEPDEENPMIGYRGAARYISKDFRDCFALECEAIKRVRNEMDLTNVEVMIPFVRTLEEAADVIDILAEHGLKRGENGLRIIMMCELPSNALLADQFLDYFDGFSIGSNDLTQLTLGLDRDSGLIAHLFDERDPAIKILLSMAISACKKRGKYVGICGQGPSDHEDFAAWLVDQGIDSVSLNPDTVLPTWLYLADKLANK, via the coding sequence GTGCAAGAAAATGTACTGTGGTATGAAAACTTGGGAATGGGTGATGTTGACCGTGTAGGCGGAAAAAATGCATCACTTGGAGAAATGATTTCAAATTTGTCAAATGTAGGAGTGCAGGTGCCTACAGGTTTTGCGACAACATCTTTTGCCTTTAATGAATTCTTAGAACAAAGTGGTATTAATGAAAAAATATATCAACTTCTTGATACACTTGATGTTGATGATGTTAATGAATTATCAAAATGCGGAGAAACTATTCGCCAATGGATTATTGACACACCTTTCTTACCGCAAATGCAGCAAGACATTGAACTCGCTTATAATAAATTAGCGGGTGATTTCACTGACGACGCTTCTTTTGCTGTACGTTCATCGGCAACCGCTGAAGATATGCCAGATGCCTCATTTGCTGGTCAGCAAGAAACCTTTTTAAATGTTCGTGGTCTTGAAGCTGTTATGATAGCAATTAAGCATGTTTTTGCTTCGCTATTTAATGATCGAGCTATCTCTTACCGCGTTCACCAAGGTTATGATCATCGCGGTGTTGCACTATCTGCGGGTATTCAACGCATGGTACGTAGTGATATTTCAGCTTCAGGTGTTATGTTCACTATTGACACCGAATCTGGCTTTGAAGATGTTGTATTTATTACGTCAAGCTTTGGTTTGGGTGAAATGGTAGTACAAGGTGCTGTTAATCCTGATGAATTTTATGTTCATAAACCAACATTAGCGAAAGGTAAACCTGCTGTTATTCGCCGTAATATTGGTAGTAAAGCCATTAAAATGGTTTATACCGCATCTCAAGAACATAATAAACAAGTTGAAATTGTTGATATTGATGAAAAAGATTCTAATCGTTTTTCATTAACAGACAATGAAGTACAAGAATTAGCTAAACAGGCTGTAATCATTGAAAAGCATTATGGTCGTGCAATGGATATTGAATGGGCTAAAGATGGATTAGACAATAAACTTTATATTGTTCAAGCTCGTCCTGAAACCGTTAAAAGCCGCGAAAACACCAATGTAATGGAGCAATTCCAATTACAAGCAAGTGCAAATGTTATCTGTGAAGGTCGCTCTATCGGTCATAAAATAGGTAGTGGTGAAGCGAAAGTTTTATCTTCAATTGCCGAAATGGATAAAATTTTACCTGGCGATGTCCTTGTTACTGACATGACAGATCCAGATTGGGAGCCTATCATGAAACGTGCTTCTGCCATTGTTACTAACCGTGGCGGTAGAACTTGTCATGCAGCTATTATTGCTCGTGAAATGGGTATTCCAGCGGTAGTTGGTTGTGGTAATGCAACTGATTTGATTAAGACGGGTGATAATATCACTGTTTCTTGTGCTGAAGGTGACACCGGTTTTATTTACCAAGGTAAACTTGATTATACTGTTACCACGTCTGAAATTGATTCTATGCCAGAATTACCGCTTAAAATAATGATGAACATTGGTAACCCAGACCGAGCATTTGCTTTTGCCAAATTGCCAAATGCAGGTATTGGTTTAGCGCGTTTAGAGTTCATTATCAATAAGATGATTGGTATTCATCCAAAAGCATTATTAAATTTTGATAAGCAGTCTGCTGATTTACAAGACGAAATTAATGACATTATTGCCGGTTACGAAAGCCCAGTTGAGTTTTACATTGCTAAGCTTACTGAAGGTATTTCAACGTTAGCATCCGCTTTCGCACCGGAAAAAGTTATTGTTCGTATGTCTGACTTTAAATCGAATGAATATGCTAATTTAGTAGGTGGCGAAGAATTCGAACCTGATGAAGAAAACCCAATGATTGGTTATCGTGGTGCTGCACGTTACATTTCAAAAGATTTCCGTGATTGTTTTGCATTAGAGTGTGAAGCAATTAAACGCGTAAGAAACGAAATGGATTTAACCAATGTAGAAGTAATGATCCCGTTTGTTCGAACTCTTGAAGAAGCAGCCGATGTTATTGATATTTTGGCAGAGCACGGTTTAAAACGTGGTGAAAATGGTTTACGTATTATTATGATGTGTGAATTACCGTCAAACGCTTTACTGGCTGACCAATTCCTCGATTATTTTGATGGTTTCTCTATTGGCTCTAACGATTTAACTCAGCTAACACTAGGTCTAGATAGAGATTCAGGGTTAATCGCTCATTTATTTGATGAACGTGATCCTGCAATAAAAATCTTATTATCAATGGCAATTAGTGCATGTAAAAAACGTGGTAAATATGTCGGTATTTGTGGTCAAGGCCCGTCAGATC